Proteins from one Malaya genurostris strain Urasoe2022 chromosome 2, Malgen_1.1, whole genome shotgun sequence genomic window:
- the LOC131427588 gene encoding uncharacterized protein LOC131427588 isoform X1, producing the protein MSEIEIYNDSIQFVCDLCSLRYSTFEILMTHNRIKHYHSIRFRCGFCNEAFMNEDDLHCHFILTHRVDPYNLENSQMVHHRKSIHQMVLSEDEKQRIMTRCDCSDIDGMNHEGLLTDQELNDLDEFEQLELNYNELFKQRKQSVMTQEEIMELTDVFKKPAEAMCISKMHF; encoded by the exons atgtcggaaattgag ATTTACAATGATTCTATTCAGTTCGTGTGTGATCTGTGCTCGTTACGGTATTCCACGTTCGAAATTTTGATGACTCACAACCGGATCAAACATTACCACTCGATACGTTTTCGATGCGGATTTTGCAACGAAGCCTTCATGAACGAGGACGATCTTCACTGTCATTTCATTCTCACGCATCGAGTCGATCCGTACAACCTGGAGAACAGTCAGATGGTCCACCACAGGAAATCGATTCATCAAATGGTGTTGAGTGAGGACGAAAAACAACGGATCATGACTCGGTGCGATTGTTCCGACATCGACGGTATGAATCACGAAGGGTTGCTGACCGATCAGGAACTGAATGATTTGGATGAGTTCGAACAGCTAGAACTGAACTACAATGAACTGTTCAAGCAGCGCAAGCAAAGTGTGATGACTCAGGAGGAAATTATGGAACTGACGGATGTTTTCAAGAAACCTGCTGAAGCGATGTGTATTTCGAAAATGCACTTCTAG
- the LOC131427588 gene encoding uncharacterized protein LOC131427588 isoform X2, translated as MSEIEFVCDLCSLRYSTFEILMTHNRIKHYHSIRFRCGFCNEAFMNEDDLHCHFILTHRVDPYNLENSQMVHHRKSIHQMVLSEDEKQRIMTRCDCSDIDGMNHEGLLTDQELNDLDEFEQLELNYNELFKQRKQSVMTQEEIMELTDVFKKPAEAMCISKMHF; from the exons atgtcggaaattgag TTCGTGTGTGATCTGTGCTCGTTACGGTATTCCACGTTCGAAATTTTGATGACTCACAACCGGATCAAACATTACCACTCGATACGTTTTCGATGCGGATTTTGCAACGAAGCCTTCATGAACGAGGACGATCTTCACTGTCATTTCATTCTCACGCATCGAGTCGATCCGTACAACCTGGAGAACAGTCAGATGGTCCACCACAGGAAATCGATTCATCAAATGGTGTTGAGTGAGGACGAAAAACAACGGATCATGACTCGGTGCGATTGTTCCGACATCGACGGTATGAATCACGAAGGGTTGCTGACCGATCAGGAACTGAATGATTTGGATGAGTTCGAACAGCTAGAACTGAACTACAATGAACTGTTCAAGCAGCGCAAGCAAAGTGTGATGACTCAGGAGGAAATTATGGAACTGACGGATGTTTTCAAGAAACCTGCTGAAGCGATGTGTATTTCGAAAATGCACTTCTAG